The Rana temporaria chromosome 4, aRanTem1.1, whole genome shotgun sequence genome contains a region encoding:
- the MSH6 gene encoding LOW QUALITY PROTEIN: DNA mismatch repair protein Msh6 (The sequence of the model RefSeq protein was modified relative to this genomic sequence to represent the inferred CDS: deleted 1 base in 1 codon), whose protein sequence is MAKQSTLFSFFAKSPTLSKSRTKSGPSTSPTEADLPSLGGKKNNSPPKESAGAPKHGGKTPRASTPSVCDFSPGDLVWAKMAGHPWWPSLVYNHPKEDTHFRGKGKSLHVHVQFFDDPPTRGWIGVKYVKNYSGSSAAEAQKGGMFFSTRPEITKAAKMADDALKTEKDKRLELAVCAEPSDSEEEMEVEESSPVSDEEEPERKSNRPARQSKSNGKAKRRRIIIPSDSEDECSDVEFKPDEKDAGSSDEVSSGVDEGAISSAESDAEEPSPVKVPVKRKRGGGGVTSRAPASKTSLQNEISETPKRTSNVSAEAKVKLSSFSAPESFESQSATGAAGGVTVWEHEKFEWLHDGRRKDGNRKKQSDENYDPTTLYVPDDFLNKCTPGVKKWWQLKSQIFDTVIFYKVGKFYELYHMDAVIGVNELGLTFMRGTWAHSGFPEIAFGRFSDVLVQKGYKVARIEQTETPEMMEARCKSMSHPTKFDRVVRREICRIITKGTQTYSVLDGSPSESHSKYLLSFKEKPDDSAGHQRVYGVCFVDTSVGKFHIGQFYDDRHCSRFRTLVAHFPPVQILFEKGNPSSDTKRVLKSGLSTAIQEGLQATSQFWDGTKTLKTLAEEGYFVKEGKGDRDTGTLPPVIKNMTSDSDSLALTPGENSELALSAMGACVFYMKKCLIDQELLSMGNFEEYVPVDVDLEKAQSSTSFFAKTSQRMVLDGVTLTNLEILQNGTNGSSEGTLLEKLDTCFTPFGKRLLKQWLCAPLCNPFSINDRLDALEDLMAIPEKVTEVGELLKKLPDLERLLSKIHSIGSPLKSQNHPDSRAVMYEETTYSKKKIADFLSALEGFKVMREVIKVMDDAVDDFKSNILKQVVALKEKHPKGRFPDLSSELKRWDTSFDHEKAKKTGVITPKAGFDPDYDEALGDIKTAEQNLTDYLEKQRKRLGCKSIVYWGTAKNRFQMEMPESVTERNLPEEYELKSTKKGYKRYWTKTIEKLFGELVNAEERRDAALKDCMRRLFYNFDKNCKEWQTAVECFAVLDVLMCFAQYSRGGDGPVCRPVIVLPDDMSPYLELRGSRHPCITKTFFGDDFIPNDVVIGCKEEDCDEDNNGASCVLVTGPNMGGKSTLLRQAGLLVVMAQLGCYVPAEVCRLTPVDRVFTRLGASDRIMSGESTFFVELSETSSILQHATEHSLVLLDELGRGTATFDGTAIASAVVKELSERTRCRTLFSTHYHSLVEDYSHTPAVRLGHMACMVENECEDPSQETITFLYKFIQGACPKSYGFNAARLANIPDDIIQSGHRKAREFESIMLSVKIFRQLNTLLDEHTSDLQAINKLLAML, encoded by the exons TGTTTGCGATTTCTCACCTGGTGACCTTGTTTGGGCCAAGATGGCAGGTCACCCCTGGTGGCCATCATTGGTTTACAACCACCCCAAGGAAGACACACATTTCAGAGGAAAGGGCAAGTCTCTTCATGTTCATGTGCAGTTCTTTGATGACCCACCAACTAGAGGATGGATAGGTGTAAAATATGTGAAGAATTATTCAG gttcCTCTGCTGCAGAAGCCCAAAAAGGAGGCATGTTTTTCAGTACCAGGCCTGAAATAACTAAAGCAGCGAAAATGGCAGACGATGCGCTGAAAACAGAAAAGGACAAGAGACTAGAACTGGCTGTTTGCGCAGAACCTTCTGATTCTGAGGAGGAaatggag GTCGAGGAAAGTTCTCCAGTAAGTGATGAGGAAGAACCAGAAAGAAAATCAAACCGTCCAGCTCGTCAGAGTAAGAGTAATGGGAAGGCCAAGAGGAGAAGAATAATTATTCCATCTGACAGTGAAGATGAGTGCTCCGATGTTGAGTTCAAGCCGGATGAAAAGGATGCTGGGAGCAGTGATGAGGTCAGCAGCGGTGTAGATGAGGGGGCAATCTCTTCAGCAGAGAGCGACGCAGAGGAACCCAGTCCAGTAAAGGTTCCTGTGAAACGCAAGCGCGGTGGTGGTGGTGTTACTTCCAGAGCTCCAGCTTCTAAAACGAGTCTCCAAAATGAGATTTCAGAAACGCCAAAGCGAACAAGCAATGTATCTGCAGAAGCCAAAGTAAAGCTCTCGTCCTTCTCTGCCCCGGAATCTTTTGAGTCTCAGTCGGCCACAGGTGCTGCTGGAGGGGTTACTGTTTGGGAACATGAGAAGTTTGAGTGGCTGCATGATGGCCGGAGAAAAGATGGCAATCGCAAAAAGCAGAGCGATGAAAATTATGACCCAACAACACTGTATGTTCCAGATGATTTTCTCAACAAATGCACTCCAGGAGTGAAGAAATGGTGGCAGCTCAAATCTCAGATCTTTGACACGGTCATATTCTACAAGGTTGGGAAGTTCTATGAACTGTACCACATGGATGCGGTTATTGGCGTCAATGAATTGGGCCTGACCTTCATGAGGGGAACTTGGGCTCACTCAGGTTTTCCAGAGATTGCTTTTGGCCGATTCTCCGATGTACTTGTACAGAAGGGATACAAAGTAGCCAGGATAGAGCAGACCGAAACCCCAGAGATGATGGAAGCACGTTGCAAGTCAATGTCTCATCCAACCAAATTTGATCGGGTGGTGCGGAGGGAAATATGTAGAATTATTACAAAGGGCACCCAGACCTACAGTGTTCTTGATGGAAGCCCCTCGGAAAGCCATAGTAAATATCTTTTGAGCTTTAAGGAAAAACCTGATGATTCTGCTGGGCACCAGAGAGTATATGGTGTGTGCTTTGTGGACACCTCAGTGGGGAAATTTCACATTGGTCAGTTTTATGACGATCGCCATTGTTCACGGTTCAGGACTCTAGTAGCCCACTTTCCTCCCGTTCAGATACTGTTCGAAAAAGGCAACCCTTCATCTGACACAAAGAGGGTTCTTAAAAGCGGTTTGTCCACTGCAATTCAAGAGGGTTTGCAAGCTACCTCTCAGTTTTGGGACGGCACAAAAACACTAAAGACCCTGGCTGAGGAAGGCTACTTTGTGAAAGAAGGCAAAGGTGACCGTGATACTGGCACTCTACCCCCGGTTATTAAGAACATGACTTCAGACAGCGACTCGCTGGCACTTACCCCTGGAGAAAACAGTGAGCTGGCTCTTTCTGCTATGGGGGCATGTGTTTTTTACATGAAAAAATGTCTCATTGATCAGGAGTTGCTTTCTATGGGCAACTTTGAAGAATATGTTCCGGTTGACGTTGACCTTGAAAAGGCCCAAAGCTCAACCAGTTTCTTTGCTAAAACCAGTCAGCGAATGGTGCTTGATGGGGTAACACTAACTAATCTTGAAATCTTACAGAATGGGACCAATGGGTCTTCTGAAGGTACACTCCTGGAAAAACTAGACACGTGCTTCACTCCTTTTGGAAAACGCCTCTTAAAACAGTGGCTTTGTGCACCCCTGTGCAATCCTTTTTCAATTAACGATCGTCTAGATGCACTGGAAGATCTCATGGCTATCCCAGAAAAAGTGACTGAAGTGGGGGAGCTTCTAAAAAAACTTCCAGATCTGGAGAGACTTCTCAGCAAAATTCACAGTATTGGCTCGCCACTAAAAAGCCAAAACCACCCGGACAGCAGAGCGGTGATGTACGAGGAGACTACATACAGCAAAAAGAAGATTGCAGATTTCCTCTCTGCTCTGGAAGGTTTTAAGGTGATGCGTGAAGTCATCAAGGTTATGGACGATGCTGTTGACGATTTTAAGTCCAATATCCTCAAGCAGGTTGTGGCTCTTAAAGAGAAACATCCTAAAGGTCGATTCCCAGACTTATCGTCTGAACTGAAGAGGTGGGACACTTCATTCGATCAcgagaaggca aaaaaaacaggggtgatTACCCCCAAAGCTGGCTTTGACCCCGACTATGATGAAGCACTGGGAGATATCAAGACTGCAGAGCAGAATCTTACAGACTATCTGGAGAAACAACGCAAGAGGCTTGGGTGTAAAAGTATTGTGTATTGGGGAACGGCAAAAAATCGCTTCCAAATGGAAATGCCAGAGAGCGTAACGGAGCGCAATCTGCCAGAAGAGTACGAGCTGAAATCCACAAAGAAGGGCTACAAACGTTACTGGACAAAGACCATTGAGAAGCTTTTTGGTGAGCTGGTGAATGCGGAAGAGCGCAGAGACGCAGCACTGAAAGATTGCATGAGGAGGTTGTTTTACAACTTTGATAAAAACTGCAAAGAATGGCAGACAGCCGTGGAATGCTTTGCTGTGCTTG ATGTCCTCATGTGTTTTGCTCAGTACAGCCGTGGTGGTGATGGACCAGTTTGTAGACCCGTCATAGTTTTGCCTGATGACATGTCGCCTTATTTGGAGCTTAGAGGGTCCCGTCATCCTTGTATTACAAAAACCTTTTTTGGAGATGACTTTATTCCAAACGACGTTGTGAttggttgcaaggaagaggactGTGATGAGGACAACAATGGCGCCAGCTGTGTACTTGTGACGGGTCCAAACATGGGTGGGAAATCCACTCTGCTCAGACAA GCCGGTCTCCTGGTGGTTATGGCACAGCTGGGATGTTATGTACCCGCCGAGGTTTGTAGACTGACTCCAGTGGACAGAGTCTTTACAAGACTGGGAGCATCAGACAGAATCATGTCAG GTGAAAGCACGTTTTTTGTGGAGTTGAGTGAAACATCCAGTATACTTCAGCATGCAACAGAACATTCCCTTGTGCTTCTGGATGAACTTG GTCGTGGCACGGCTACATTTGATGGAACAGCTATAGCTAGTGCTGTCGTAAAAGAACTCTCTGAACGGACCAGATGCCGCACATTGTTTTCCACACACTACCACTCATTGGTGGAGGATTATTCCCACACCCCCGCTGTACGGCTTGGTCATATG GCCTGTATGGTTGAAAATGAATGCGAGGATCCTAGCCAGGAGACGATTACTTTCCTATACAAGTTTATCCAAGGTGCATGTCCAAAAAGCTATGGCTTCAATGCAGCAAGACTGGCTAACATTCCAGACGATATCATTCAGAGTGGTCACAGGAAAGCCAGGGAGTTTGAAAGCATCATGCTGTCTGTGAAGATATTCAG GCAGTTGAACACGTTGCTGGATGAACATACTTCGGATTTGCAAGCGATCAACAAACTACTGGCAATGctttaa